Part of the Helicobacter bilis genome is shown below.
AAAAATAAAGGCTTATGTATATAATAGTCAATGCGGCTAAAAGGCTTTGGAATGCAGAATTTATCCCATGTCTTTAGCTCCCAATATGCACTAGGCTTTACTTTACAACCACAGATTCCAACGCCACTTCTCATAGCCATGAGTAAGATCCCATTTGCAATGCTTTTATATGGACCTTTTGGACCATCTGGGGTAACGGCTACATCTTTGCCTTCTTTTAAAGCTCTAACTGCTTGTATCAAAGCCTTTGTGCCACCTTTATGTGTGCCTGTGCTACCACGGATAGATTCTAATCCAAACTGCTCAAAATACTGCTCCACCATTGCCCCATCATTATGTGCGGCAGTGATTAAACACATATTTGGAATCTCTCTAGCCTTTGCGTAAAGATAGGGCATCATTAAGAAATTGCCATGCCATAAGCACGCAATGAAATTATTATCCTTGACATAATCAGTAATATGAAATCTTTTAGGGCATGTTATATTGATAGTTTTTGAGATAAATAGCATAACTTTATGTATGTATCTGCGTTTTAGCTTCTGCTGTCGCTCTCGCGTAAGGAATCTATCAAAAAAAGACATTCAAATACTCACTTTTCTATGCTTTTACCAAAAAGCGTGCTACCTACAACTTTTGTAATCTCTATATCCACAATAGCACCCATATCGATGAATTCATTCTCAATTCTAATCAATCTATTTGTATCGCTTCTGCCCTCACTAAAAGTCTCACTCAGTGATTTTTTATTAGAATCTATTAGCACTTTATGAATCTTTCCTAGCTCTTTTTGGCTATTTTCCTGCAAAATCTCTCTGTGTCTTTGCTGCAGTATCGCTAATCTCTCTTTTGCTACTTCCTTTGGCACACTATCCTTATCTCCCCATGAATGCGACAGAGTATTTGGACGCGGCGAGTAAATAAAGCTATACATTGTATCAAAACGCACAGATTCTAAAACGCTCATTGTCTCTTTAAAATCATCATCATTTTCACCCGGAAAGCCCACGATAATATCCGTGCTAATGCCTACATTTGGACTTTGCTTTTTTAAGTATGCAATGCGGTCTAGATACCATTCCTGCGTATAGCCTCGCTTCATTGATTTTAGAATCTTATTTGAGCCGCTTTGCAGGGGGATATGTATGCTTTTACAAATCTTTGGATTAGAGGCAAACTCGTCTAAAAAAGAATCATTCATATGCAAAGGATGCGGACTTGTAAAGCGGATACGCTCTAAGCCATCTATCTTGCTTAATTCTCTTAAAAGCGTAGTGAAATCAATCTTTTCATGCGGTGTGCTAAATCTTACACCATAATTATTTACATTCTGCCCTAATAATAGAATCTCTTTGACACCATTTTTAACTAGCTTGTCTGCTTCTTTATAAAGCAAATCAAAAGGGATAGAGATCTCTTTACCACGCGTAAAAGGCACGATACAATACGCACATTTTTTATCACAACCAATGGATATATTTAGCAATGCTTTAAATCCACTCTGCTTAGAATCTGAAAATACATAAGTGCTATCATCATAGCTTGTATCAATCTCTACTGCTTTTGGCTTGTGTATAATGCTTGTGATTTTAGAGATATTTCTAGCCCCTAAGACAAAATCTACATGTGGCGATTTTTTGATAATCTCATGTCCCATAGCACTTGCCGTGCAGCCACACACGCCAATCTTTGCCCCATCTTTTTTATGCTTTGCAAATTGCCCTATTTCACTAAATAGCTTTTGTTCTGGCTTTTCTCTAACAGAGCAAGTATTAATGAGTATAAGATCTGCTTCTTGTATATTCGCAGTCAAGCTATACCCCTCTTTATCTTGCAACTCTGCAATAATATGCTCACTATCACGCACATTCATCGCACAGCCCAATGTTTCTATATAAATCTTTGGATTGCCTGTCTTTGTCTGCATGAGATTATTTCCTTATGGTTATGTTAGATTTATATTATTTGTTTATAAAGTTCGAGAGAATTATAGAATCTTTGTGTTATTAAAAGCTTAATGAAATTTTTGTGGTTCTTATTTTGTGGCGTGGCTGTTGTTTGACAGAGATTTGTAAATGTAAAGCCTAATTTCTGTGCTTTAACATCTTTTGTGTGTTAATTCTAGGAAACTAAATCAGCAAAAAGTGCTTATCGCCCACATTGAATACAACATATAAAATCTAAACATGGAGTTTGGGTTACTCACAACACATAATTCCTTGTTTAACTCTTTTGCTATAAGAGCTGCGATTTCATTCTTACCCACACCTGCCCTGCCATAGAGAAAAATGCTAGGATTTTTCGCGTTTTTACAATAATCTAAAAGCACATCTAGCTTTTCTTTCATATAGCTAAAATCCTCTTTTTCAAGTGTGCTTTTAGGGTAGATTCTAGCAATTTTTTTCATCATCTCTTGTTTGCTAAAGGGCTCTTGCATAAGTCTTTCAGTAAAGCTTTCTAATTCAAACTCACCACTTCTACGCCTATCATCAATAAAGTCAAACTTTCTAAGCGGCATATCCGCCATAAGCAGCTTTTGAATCTTTGTGGGACTAGTCTGCAACACACTCGCTAAAAGCAAACAAAACTCAAAATAATCAAGCTTATCACCATAGTATCTACTCATCTTATCAAACAAGCCGATGACATATAAGATATTTGTCTCAAGCTCACTTAGCCCAAAGCACTCTTGTAAAAGGGCTAGATTCTTACGCACAAAGGGCTTGGGCTTTAATATATGAAAATGCGTTAAAAGATAGGGCGTGATAAACTCTGCTACCATAGCTTCATCACTAAAATCAGCTAAATTTGCATTAAAATTTTTTCTAAAGAGCTTGAAGCAGTCATCAAAATCCAGTGTGTGCGGGAAAAGATTCATAAGATGTGCGGCAAAAAACTTTTTCTCATAGTCTTTATCGTTGGCTATGGGCTTAAAAGGTAAGAGCTTTTGCAGGGCTTCTTTGTTAGAATCTATAAGTGTGCCTTCTGCTTTTTTTAAAGCTCTTCGCCTTCTTGCTTTAAATTTGCTTAGGACTTTATTGTCTCTTTGTGCTTGTGTTGCCATAATCGCTCCTTGTGTGTATTTCAAAGTGAAGTATCGCTTTGTTGAGTGAAGTTATACCACAGAGCTTTGACAGCGTTATGACAAAAAGTGAAATTTTTTGGAATCGTTGTGGGATTTAAAGAATGTAACAAGAAAATGCTAGATAGGGATTGCAAAATGCGATTAAGCTAAAGCTATCTTAATCGCATTGTTTATATAAGTGTTAGAATCTAATGAGATTTTAAAAAATATCAATATGTTTTGCTATCTTAGTTTTAATCTCATTCTCTCGCATTTCTAACGCTTCCGCATTCCACTTTTTATGTTTAAAAATATCTTGTGTGATATTAAAGCTTGTGCTGACATCATCGTTGAGATAGATTTTTCGTTTTTCTTCATAGCTTTTATTTTGGGCTTGAATGTTCTTTTTAAATTTTAATA
Proteins encoded:
- a CDS encoding lysophospholipid acyltransferase family protein, whose product is MSFFDRFLTRERQQKLKRRYIHKVMLFISKTINITCPKRFHITDYVKDNNFIACLWHGNFLMMPYLYAKAREIPNMCLITAAHNDGAMVEQYFEQFGLESIRGSTGTHKGGTKALIQAVRALKEGKDVAVTPDGPKGPYKSIANGILLMAMRSGVGICGCKVKPSAYWELKTWDKFCIPKPFSRIDYYIHKPLFLPQDMEIDEAKKILQEYMNEVDAL
- the miaB gene encoding tRNA (N6-isopentenyl adenosine(37)-C2)-methylthiotransferase MiaB, encoding MQTKTGNPKIYIETLGCAMNVRDSEHIIAELQDKEGYSLTANIQEADLILINTCSVREKPEQKLFSEIGQFAKHKKDGAKIGVCGCTASAMGHEIIKKSPHVDFVLGARNISKITSIIHKPKAVEIDTSYDDSTYVFSDSKQSGFKALLNISIGCDKKCAYCIVPFTRGKEISIPFDLLYKEADKLVKNGVKEILLLGQNVNNYGVRFSTPHEKIDFTTLLRELSKIDGLERIRFTSPHPLHMNDSFLDEFASNPKICKSIHIPLQSGSNKILKSMKRGYTQEWYLDRIAYLKKQSPNVGISTDIIVGFPGENDDDFKETMSVLESVRFDTMYSFIYSPRPNTLSHSWGDKDSVPKEVAKERLAILQQRHREILQENSQKELGKIHKVLIDSNKKSLSETFSEGRSDTNRLIRIENEFIDMGAIVDIEITKVVGSTLFGKSIEK